The genome window CTTCACCTAATTGAAAGTTACGATGAAAAAAGAATAGCCAGCGCCAAACGTGATTATTGGCATTTAATTGCGTGTTTATCTCGGTTAATTCAGTGGTTAAAAATACCGACTTTTCTCGTGAATAAGCTTCTACATATGGATTGGTTGCAGTCGGTAATTTAACTGCGGTAGCAGTTGGGTAATTAGTAATAATATGCGCCGCTATTTGAGCTTTTTGTTCTGCAGTTAAACTAGAGTATGTTTGACCTTTATCATCGAAACGCTTAATTAAATCGACGCTACCAAGGTAAATACCTGTAGTTAATACTATGAGCATTACCAGACTGATAATAAAGCCAAGCCAGTTATGTAGAAGTTTTAAAAATTTTGTCATATGTGTTCAATTATTTAATATTGTGACCACTTGTTTAGTTATTTAATTACTAAACAAGTGGTAGTTATGGGGGATTTTCAAATGGGATTAAAAACTGGCTTTTACTTCAAAACGCACTGTGCGCTCTTCACCAACGGTGACGTTATTGGTGCCACCGCCAGCAAGATAGTTTGTGTCGAATAGGTTTTCAACATTCACTCTGAAGTTAATATCATTACTAGCAAATCTAGTGGTATAAGTAGCCCCTAGATCTACGCGTGTGTAGGATTCTTTTTCGATAGTATTTTCGCTATCAGCAAAACGGTCTCCCTGATAAAAAACACCTGCGTTTAAAGCAACGTTTTCGCTTAGTTCATAACGCCCCCATAAAGATGCCGACCATTGTGGTGCATCAACGGGAGTTTTCCCTTGATAGTTTTCATCCCGTTCAAATTCAGCATCAAGATTCATGGCTGAAGCCATCATAAATAACTTATCAGTTACGGCTCCCTGAGCTGAAAACTCAAAACCTTGGTGTCGTTGTAAGCCAGACTGGGTAGTGATGGAGTCATAATTTGGATCATTAAATAGCGCTTCAGTAATCAAAGAGCCGCTTTTTTCAATATCAAAGTACGCCGTTGTTACTAACAATCGCTCGCTAACTTGCCATTTTGCACCTAGCTCAATTTGTTCTGAGGTAATTGCGTCTATATTCATGCCATAGTTACTATCTGTTTCATCGGTAATTGTTTCGCTTGATTGTGGCTCAAACCCTTCAGTGTAACTGGCATAAATAGTTGCATCATTATTTGGGTGATACATGATGCCAAACTTGGGTAATATAGATTCGTTATCAGCACCTTGTTTATTTTGTTTGTCATACCGAGCACCGATTGATAACTGCCAGAATTCATTAAATGTAATTAAATCTTGAACATAGACCCCGTAATAGTCATATGCACTGGTATACAGGCTGTCGTCGGTTTTATAACTAATGTTTGGTTTTTCTGGCTCAGGAGAACCTGGTACATACTCAAATGAGTCTGCAGATGTTTTTAATTGGCCATAATAATAATCTAGGCTATTTGCGCCTAATAAAAGCTGATGAGTTATTCCTACTAATTCAAATTCGCCACTGAAATCAATAAACGTGGTTTTAAATTGCCAATCGTCAAAACGATCATAAGGCTTTGATTGATAACTATCTCCTGCTTGATAATCGTCAGGCTTTTTTGGTGCTGATTCAAAACGTTGACGTTCAAAATTTTGCTCGTTATATCCCAGCTTTACCTGCCAACTTTCCGCAAGATAGTAGGTCAAGTCGATACCTGTGTTTTCAACGTTAATGTCAGTGAATGCCCAAGACATATCATAAATTGTTTTATCATCGCCAATGATTTCGCCACTTTCATCAAGCCAGGCACCTGTATCAAGCCCTGCTTTGTCCTCAGTTCGGTCATAATGAATGCGTAGCAATAACTCATCGCTTACATCATAATCAAGCACCATAGAGCCCAAGAAACGATCACGTTCACGTTCTTCTCCATTTTCATATTCTCGGCTAAAAATAACATCTTGTTTTACCAATACCGTTCTGTAGCGTAAAGATTCATCATTGCTGAGCGCCCCACCACTATCTAAGGTGAAACGATTCGAACCGTTTTGATCGGTATCCATACTTACATTGGTAAATTGCTTGTGTGTAGGTTTTTTAGTTACCATATTAATCAGACCGCCTGGGGCAGATTGACCATAAAGGATGCTTGCCGGTCCTTTTATAATTTCTACAGAGTCAAGCGTTTCAATGGGTTGTTGATAGTGGGACCAATGTTGGTGACCATCACGTAAATATCCGGTAGATGAGCTTAGTTCAAAACCTCGGGAGCTAAATACTTCTCTATTTCGCTGTTTTGAGCCTGCAGTTAAACTTGCATCGTTTGCCACAACCTCACCTAGTGTCGTAGCCAGTTGTTCATCAATTATTGTAATTGGTATAACCGTTACCGATTGCGCAGTTTCGAGTAAAGGTGTATCTACTCGTGTGGCGCCAGATGCGTTATCAACTTTGTAATCATTGAAATAACTGCCTTGTATTTGAATAACTTCAATACCTGGCATTTGCTGCTCAGCCATAGCGGTTGAAAGTGAACAAGAAGAGAAAATTGCGAGAGAAAGAGAAGTTTTGTTCATTTTAGATCTCATTAAGTTGTTTGTTGTTTTTGTGTGTTCGAATCGCAACGGATTCTAATTCACTTGAAATCAAATGTAAATAAGAATCATTATCATTCGCAATAAACTTAAAAGGTATAGATTTATAAATATTTAATAAGGCCAAAGGCAGAAGCCTTATAAATATATTTATTTATCGATTTATATGAACTGGTAGATGAGGATTTATGGTAGGAAACAAGCTTTGAGACGGCTTATTAGCTTTATATAATCAATAAAGCTAAACGCTATGAATGTTTTATTTAAAAGGCTTTGTAGGGTATTTAAAAGCTAAACACCCTTCTTACGTTTGAACTGTTGAATTAATCGTCTTTGATCCAAGGTGATATTACTTGTGGCGGCATATCAAAGCTAATAGCCATATCATTAGATTGATTCTTTTGATTTATGTCTAACTTACACTTGTCTTGTTGGCAATTTAAAGCACTTTTAAATTCTTCATTGATATAAGAAATACTGTCAGCACGACTAAGTTCAACATGTAAGCCACTTACATTTGGCATCATAAACCAAAGGAATGAACCAAATTCATCAACAAGCTCTTGCATCTGCTTGGTGATTAACGCTAACTCACTAAAGCTAAAGTCTGTTTTGGTTTTATCTTTAACTTGCATCTGCATTTGTAAGATACAGTTTTGATATTCATCTTTTAGCTTTACTCGTAATAAAGCAAACTTGTCGTACAATTCACGCGATAATGGCACTAAAAGTTGGCCATCTGCAGCTATATCAACTTGCTCAGGCTCTTTGCCTTGTGCCAGCATAGTGGCACTAACCAGATCACAACGGGTTCTTTTATAAGAATCGACCAGATAAAATCCCATGGTAATTTGATCAAGCTTGTTTTCTTTAATCAAATCTAAGCGCTGATAAAAGCCTTTATACTCCAGATCTACCGCTTGGCTGGCAAAAGCAGTAAGCGATAACATGCCTGCCACAATGTACTGTTTTATTGATTTTGTTTTCATTGGAGTCTGTTTCTTAAATTTCATTTAACTCGTTCACGCTTTAATATATTTATGGTTATGACGCAGCATAGTATTTATTTCGACAATATAATCTATACCACGCTCTGAATACGGTAATAAGCCGGTAGCAAGTACATTAGGCAGAAGTTCAACATCATTGTCTCTTAACTGCCCTCTTATAGTTCTAAATAAGTCATACGCTGCATTGGTATTAATATTATGAAAATAATGATTAACCATCTGCTCTAGGCTATCAAAAGCTGCTACTTCATGATTAAGGCCTGAATCTCTGCCTTTAGGCACAAGGCCACAACCTTTTTTAAAGCACCACATACCAAAAAAGTTTAAACCAATGCGAGCAAAGCGAGAGCTGCCCCAAGCCGACTCATTTGCAGCTTGAACCAAAACTAATTCTCTTGGTATTTGATCAATTCTTAATAACAACTGCTTTATAATAATTTCAGTTGAGGAAGTATTTTTTAATTTGTACTTTTGCGCTTGTTTAGTTAAAAAGTTACGTTGTTTTCTCGATAAAGGTTTATCTGCAGCTAGGTCTTCAGCAATTTTAACAACCTTAGATCTACGCTTGGCAAGCCTTTTATTTTCATCATCGATGGCTGGTTTTAAAAAGTCAAAGAATTGCTGCTTGCGCGTCGGGATATCTTTAATAGTAATAAAATTAGGTAATTGCACATCATGTAACGGTTGTTCAACAACTCTAGTGGGTTTTGTTGCCGTTCTGTTTTCTATTTTATGATCACTTATCAGGACTTCTGTTTCACTAATAAATATAAATGGGAATAATGCCATCATAAAAATGGCAATGAGTAATACACCTTTAATTGTATTATGTTTTTTTCTATTTGGACTAACCATTATAAGATCCTTCTTATATTCATAAACTAAATTGATTCATATCTACTAAGCTGAAAAGTACATGTCTTGTTCACCAGGTTTACCGATTACCTGCATACGAACACCAAAAATTTCTCGATATAAAATACCCTTAATATTGTAATAAAGTGGCGCTAAAAACCCCATAGAGATAAAAAATATAACCATAGCAATTATTGGCGGAAAGCCCAGAAAACCAGGCAATAATGACAGCATCGCGGCCAGCAACAACAAGCTATATATCTGTAACAATTTAAACCATTGAAAGCGTGTTGCTTTTAACGATAAAACAATAGCAGGAATTGGTGACATATTTTTTTCAACAATAAGTGGAATTGTAAGCGATAAAGCTACTGCAAGGTAAATGCCGGGTAAAATCAAGTAAAAACCTAGTGAGGTGATACTGGCAATAATAAGCGCGGTAATCGCGGTATAGGCGCTGCGTTTTAAAAATGCAAAAACAAAACCGGTACGGGTTTTAATGCCAACAGCATGCGAAACCCCCATCATTTCAATACCGGCAATAAAAGGCCATAACAACACGGTAATGATTAAATTAATCGCCACTTGCGCTTGATTATTTTGCATTACCGTTTCAATACCGCCCATATATTGTGCGGCAACCATGGTAATAATAATGCCCATTAAAAAGACAAAAACCAAACCTAACAGTATTGCTTGTTTATTGGTTTTAGTTAATAACCATCCTTCTTTTAAAATTGCCTGAACATCGAGTTTGTATTCTCCTTGAACTGCTTTTTCAAGGTTAGAGCCTATTTCAACGAATCTTTTTTCTTGCACAATAATGATTTTCTTTTTTGAGAATGAAAGATGATTATACCAAACTAATACTAAGTCTAATACCGGGTGATTAGTAAAGTATGGTTAAGTTTGTAATGAATTATGTGATTTTGTACTAAAACAGGATCAAATAAGTACTATTTTTATTGCTAAAGCGATCAGCACTATTCCCATAAAACGATCAATTACATGGGCCTTTTGTAAAAGCTTTTCTCTAAATTTCCCTATGGTTAACATCACCGATAAAAAGCTAAACCATGCAGCAGTAGCAATTGCCATATAGCCACCGTAAAATGCTTGGACTGAAGTTGGCGTTTGCGCTGAAATTATCAAGGAAAACAAAGACACAAAAAATAAAGTCGCTTTAACGTTCAAGCCATTGACTAAAAATCCGGTCAAAAATGCTTTACCCGAAGATTGTTCCTGCTTATGTGCAAATTTTACATTGTCGTCTTTATGGCTTGCTTTCGCACGCAGTCCTTGCATACCAATATAGAATAAATAGGCTGCCGCGATATAAGACAATACGGTGAAATACATCGGATTTTGGGAAATTAATAAACCAATACCGATTAATGAATAAGTCACATGAAGAAGTATCGCCGTTCCTACACCAAGACTGGTGATAATTGCTGTGCGACGGCCGCGCGTTAAACTTTGTTTAACAATTACAGCAAAGTCTGGACCCGGGCTAGCCACCGCTAAAAAATGCACCAGTGCAATGGTTAAAAATTCGGCGTAATACTGACTTAAATCCATGTAAAAGATCCTTTATCTTTCTTTTTTGAGGTTTAGAAGAAACTGTGTAAAAAACTCGCTGCCTTTTTTATAGCACAGTTCAATATTTCTATCGGGTATTCCTTCTGGATCAGGGTGGGCATTAACTGCCCTATCCATCGACGCTTCCCGTATAATGTGCAAAATAGGAAATGGTGATCGGTTAGTAAAATTACTTTCATCATCTTCAGCCACGCCATTAAAGACATAATCGGGGTGAAAAGATGCTATTTGATAAACCCCTTCATATCCCTCTGCCACCATAAGGTTTTCAGCCATATTGACTAACTCAAGGTAATCGTAAAAGTATTGAAAGTTTTCTGGGTAAATAACTAAAGTCGTTTCAAGCTCTGGATGTTCATCCAAATGTTTACATTCTTCCAGTAAAGATTGCAGCGCCGAGGCTAAATCAACATTTCGAACAACCGGATAAGCAATAGTATTTTGTACAAACTCTTTTTTCGCAAAAGGACAAAAATTCAAACCGATAATGATTTCGTCTACCCATTGTTTGCATTGATTTATTACTTGTTGATCGCTGTACATAAGAAAATACTTGGTTTTAATAAAGTATTAGTTTACCAATTTCCCTCCGCTTGTTACTAATACATTTTAAATTTAATTATATTGGACGATGAACAGTCGGGGTTCTTGCTATTACCCATTGGTGAGTTACTATTAGAACATGTAAGTATTGTAACGGACTGATATGTTTAAATTTATTTTTAGCTCCTTAGATAAAATATTGTTTTCCGTAAATGTTGTACTAGCCATGCAATTACCGGGCTTTATTCAACAATACGGTCAGCGTATATCAGGCCATTTAGCTGAAGCTCAATATCAACTGCAAAAATATCAATACATTGCCGATCAACACTACCAGGGCGATATATTATTGTTGGTAAAGCGTTATCAAATGAATAGCGATCCAGGTATAAACGCTGCTGGTGATGTGGTGTTTGACTTAATTGAACGCATATCCTTATTAACGCATCACGTTGCTCATTTATTTGAGTCAGATTATTTTGCCAAAATATACTATTTTATAATTGAAATAGATTTAGATATAGCCAAAGCAACATTACAAGATTATCAATTAACAATCCCTTTAAATACTGCGGCAATAGCAACCGGTATAGGCTTTGCTATCTTCGTTAGCGTAATTTCTACAATGACTTTAAATTTATTTCAAAGAAACACTTAATTATTTGCATAAATTGTGTACATTATAAGTAACGGTTTACTAAATTTGTGGTGTCATTTTGAAAAAAACGGATGTGTCAAACTACAACCATTACCTAAAAGTTGTTGATTGCCAACAAGCTTGCCCTGCCCATACGCCTGTTCCTGAGTACATTCGCCTAATAAGCGATAAACGTTATACCGACGCCTACATGCTTAATTGGCAATCTAATGTATTCCCTGGCGTTTTAGGAAGAGTATGCGACCGCCCGTGCGAGCCCGCTTGTAGAAGAGGTAGAGTTGAAGAAGAGCCTGTTGCTATATGTCGGTTAAAACGAGTAACAGCAGACTATAAAGACGACATTACCGAACTTTTACCAAAAGCCCCCAGTGAAAATAATGGTAAACACATAGCTCTTATTGGCGCAGGCCCGGCGTCATTAACGGTAGCTAGAGATTTATTACCATTAGGTTATCGAGTATCTATTTTTGATCGGGATGCAAAGGGTGGCGGAATGATGCGTAGTCAAATACCAGCATTTCGATTACCTGAAACCGTGCTTGATGAAGAAATAGATTACATTTTAAATATGGGCGCAGAAACTCACTTTGGTAAACCAATCACCAGTCTGCATATGTTATTGCAACGAAATTTTGATGCAATCTTTGTCGGTACAGGAGCCCCTAGAGGCAGGGCTTTAAATATTCCTGGCTATGAACAAGCCAAGTCACACATCGCCATTGGTATAGATTGGTTAGCTAATGTCAGCTTTGGTCATAGCGATTCCGCCCCCAAAAGAGTTGTAGTGCTAGGTGGCGGTAATACTGCGATGGATTGCTGCCGCACTGCTAAACGGCTTGGCGCGAAAGATGTAAAAGTTATTGTGCGCTCGAGCTATGCTGCAATGAAAGCGTCCCCCTGGGAAAAGGAAGATGCGAAAGCTGAAAGCATCGATATTATTGTTAACCACACCCCAAAAGAATTTGTCATTGAAAAAGGTAAATTAAAAGGTGTGTTGTTTGATGAAGTTGAATCATTTTACGACCGCGGCGGTCACCGTGTGCTTAACAATACCGGAAATACTTTGCTGGCTGAATGTGACCTAGTGCTCGTTGCCATTGGCCAAGATACATCATTTCCTTGGATAGAACGCGATATAGGCCTAGATTTTAATGATTGGGATCAGCCCTGTTTAAACGAAGCAACATTACAATCGAGCATTGAAAAAGTCTTTTTTGGTGGTGATGCAGCATATGGCCCGGAAAACATCATAACCGCTGTTGCCCACGGTCATAAAGCCGCTATTTCTATCGATTTATTTTGTCAAGGCAAAGTACCAAGCCAAAGACCAATTAGTAACTTCAACCTTATCAGTCAAAAAATGGGCATGCATGAATGGAGTTACACCAACATTATAGACCATGACAATCGCAACCTTGTGCCCCATATAAGCTGGGAAGAAGCAGTAAAAGAACTAACAACAGAAGTTGAACTGGGCTTTGATGAACAATTAGCATTAGAAGAAGCGAGTCGTTGTTTAAATTGTGACGTGCAGACCGTGTTTACTGAAAGTACTTGTATTGAGTGTTCTGCTTGTGAAGATATATGTCCAACTGATTGCATTAACTTTATTGAGGATATAAAAGATAACCATACACCTGAGCAAGAACTGCTAAAAGGTAAACTGAAAGTAGACAAAGCCACCGACGAGCAAGACTATTTCATCTCCGACAAGCTCAAAACCGGCAATATTATGGTGAAAGATGAAGATATGTGTTTGCATTGTGGTTTATGTGCAGAACGTTGCCCTACAGCCGCATGGGATATGCAAAAACTTACCCTTGATAACATAGAGGCGACAATAAAATGATCAATGAAAATGTTGAAGATAATACCTCTACAAAGATAAATGACTTTGTCGTTAAGTTCGCCAATACCAATGGTACAGGCTCTGCCAGTGCCAATAATATGTTTGCCAAAGCGATTATGCGTATGGGCATACCGGTGAGTGCAAAAAATATTTTTCCGTCGAATATTCAAGGCGCACCTACCTGGTATGAAGTAAGGATTAATGAAAATGAATTTTTAGGTCGACGCGGTGGAAAAACAGAAATTATTGTTGCGATGAATGCGCAAAGTTTTATTGAAGATATAGAAGATGTTGTCTCTGGCGGTTATTTAT of Thalassotalea fonticola contains these proteins:
- a CDS encoding DUF1415 domain-containing protein; this encodes MYSDQQVINQCKQWVDEIIIGLNFCPFAKKEFVQNTIAYPVVRNVDLASALQSLLEECKHLDEHPELETTLVIYPENFQYFYDYLELVNMAENLMVAEGYEGVYQIASFHPDYVFNGVAEDDESNFTNRSPFPILHIIREASMDRAVNAHPDPEGIPDRNIELCYKKGSEFFTQFLLNLKKER
- a CDS encoding glucosaminidase domain-containing protein produces the protein MVSPNRKKHNTIKGVLLIAIFMMALFPFIFISETEVLISDHKIENRTATKPTRVVEQPLHDVQLPNFITIKDIPTRKQQFFDFLKPAIDDENKRLAKRRSKVVKIAEDLAADKPLSRKQRNFLTKQAQKYKLKNTSSTEIIIKQLLLRIDQIPRELVLVQAANESAWGSSRFARIGLNFFGMWCFKKGCGLVPKGRDSGLNHEVAAFDSLEQMVNHYFHNINTNAAYDLFRTIRGQLRDNDVELLPNVLATGLLPYSERGIDYIVEINTMLRHNHKYIKA
- a CDS encoding DUF2937 family protein yields the protein MFKFIFSSLDKILFSVNVVLAMQLPGFIQQYGQRISGHLAEAQYQLQKYQYIADQHYQGDILLLVKRYQMNSDPGINAAGDVVFDLIERISLLTHHVAHLFESDYFAKIYYFIIEIDLDIAKATLQDYQLTIPLNTAAIATGIGFAIFVSVISTMTLNLFQRNT
- a CDS encoding TonB-dependent siderophore receptor, whose amino-acid sequence is MNKTSLSLAIFSSCSLSTAMAEQQMPGIEVIQIQGSYFNDYKVDNASGATRVDTPLLETAQSVTVIPITIIDEQLATTLGEVVANDASLTAGSKQRNREVFSSRGFELSSSTGYLRDGHQHWSHYQQPIETLDSVEIIKGPASILYGQSAPGGLINMVTKKPTHKQFTNVSMDTDQNGSNRFTLDSGGALSNDESLRYRTVLVKQDVIFSREYENGEERERDRFLGSMVLDYDVSDELLLRIHYDRTEDKAGLDTGAWLDESGEIIGDDKTIYDMSWAFTDINVENTGIDLTYYLAESWQVKLGYNEQNFERQRFESAPKKPDDYQAGDSYQSKPYDRFDDWQFKTTFIDFSGEFELVGITHQLLLGANSLDYYYGQLKTSADSFEYVPGSPEPEKPNISYKTDDSLYTSAYDYYGVYVQDLITFNEFWQLSIGARYDKQNKQGADNESILPKFGIMYHPNNDATIYASYTEGFEPQSSETITDETDSNYGMNIDAITSEQIELGAKWQVSERLLVTTAYFDIEKSGSLITEALFNDPNYDSITTQSGLQRHQGFEFSAQGAVTDKLFMMASAMNLDAEFERDENYQGKTPVDAPQWSASLWGRYELSENVALNAGVFYQGDRFADSENTIEKESYTRVDLGATYTTRFASNDINFRVNVENLFDTNYLAGGGTNNVTVGEERTVRFEVKASF
- a CDS encoding FAD-dependent oxidoreductase, encoding MKKTDVSNYNHYLKVVDCQQACPAHTPVPEYIRLISDKRYTDAYMLNWQSNVFPGVLGRVCDRPCEPACRRGRVEEEPVAICRLKRVTADYKDDITELLPKAPSENNGKHIALIGAGPASLTVARDLLPLGYRVSIFDRDAKGGGMMRSQIPAFRLPETVLDEEIDYILNMGAETHFGKPITSLHMLLQRNFDAIFVGTGAPRGRALNIPGYEQAKSHIAIGIDWLANVSFGHSDSAPKRVVVLGGGNTAMDCCRTAKRLGAKDVKVIVRSSYAAMKASPWEKEDAKAESIDIIVNHTPKEFVIEKGKLKGVLFDEVESFYDRGGHRVLNNTGNTLLAECDLVLVAIGQDTSFPWIERDIGLDFNDWDQPCLNEATLQSSIEKVFFGGDAAYGPENIITAVAHGHKAAISIDLFCQGKVPSQRPISNFNLISQKMGMHEWSYTNIIDHDNRNLVPHISWEEAVKELTTEVELGFDEQLALEEASRCLNCDVQTVFTESTCIECSACEDICPTDCINFIEDIKDNHTPEQELLKGKLKVDKATDEQDYFISDKLKTGNIMVKDEDMCLHCGLCAERCPTAAWDMQKLTLDNIEATIK
- a CDS encoding DUF2987 domain-containing protein, with product MKTKSIKQYIVAGMLSLTAFASQAVDLEYKGFYQRLDLIKENKLDQITMGFYLVDSYKRTRCDLVSATMLAQGKEPEQVDIAADGQLLVPLSRELYDKFALLRVKLKDEYQNCILQMQMQVKDKTKTDFSFSELALITKQMQELVDEFGSFLWFMMPNVSGLHVELSRADSISYINEEFKSALNCQQDKCKLDINQKNQSNDMAISFDMPPQVISPWIKDD
- a CDS encoding LysE family translocator; the protein is MDLSQYYAEFLTIALVHFLAVASPGPDFAVIVKQSLTRGRRTAIITSLGVGTAILLHVTYSLIGIGLLISQNPMYFTVLSYIAAAYLFYIGMQGLRAKASHKDDNVKFAHKQEQSSGKAFLTGFLVNGLNVKATLFFVSLFSLIISAQTPTSVQAFYGGYMAIATAAWFSFLSVMLTIGKFREKLLQKAHVIDRFMGIVLIALAIKIVLI